The following proteins are encoded in a genomic region of Acipenser ruthenus chromosome 4, fAciRut3.2 maternal haplotype, whole genome shotgun sequence:
- the LOC117400307 gene encoding junctional cadherin 5-associated protein-like, whose protein sequence is MYSVEDLLISHGYKLPKNAPSANKNRNADCHHEITENRSGHATVNGYETDTGAYVYSRQAPAKGYFGENECRESSQRRKAGSGNQGDTQPSGDFHTADAGFYDGSSGMYSSRQRSERDVAYWRRRGQDFSVLLNYADSGEPRGNNSSKPEGVRQELFAKDPKSERESACLKEQDVVQGKRMITGNRKWQSLGTEEWKPAVGLGRQLSDGDGDKHCHRPEGGTVHPKTKGKSQSLPRVLSPESLQFVGMSAATQETCSSQRLNSKYPEGPANKEQWTENSRPGAPVTLLPKPRFSRPLKPPSYEAHQQTRGSSEMIAGVTDPKAKDGAGSYFSKRGEARAEPFSQETAGSNMEPPVYVPPPSYKTPFQQKGNQKTFHEVPNQKYRREVQQVPESRETGKWLSREADSSWVEHQKDKSILSRKHMYPRFIDDHLGCIQYIPFDDPRLKHMPGGPCGNPLTDFDKTKNIKKEMPTDKVFEQSTQDSAFLIPPGLIYDVASKASNTEHANSNRWLRASQKGSDNLVASNQNCALYHKDQSNPYQTRMSRQYPQPDQGFAETETQVKKFEPGAGMERKRNSKRTLNETIFCLVSVPVHLQPNGQSSDQNNNTMTPGTVENAAGKNTGNLQNQTLRSTSSTDLELQALTGRMMNNKAGRKPQPRTDADYKEVDGLKTSQLQKHKELRYSGSWPGDQYRDQETQTSYIEPLQGANHGAPSNQAHNQCHSDFEAKELNLDTEGNRYVQHGYPMKGQMCLNPSSNSAFSRTTNFSNQVNKSTEHQIQPSGNLGEKDISAMRCETKPSSASNGKAAFGQFLLKPVSRRPWDAIEELESINKELQDQIGTRAGGNQFTGDPEMAYEGLVNLQIGSCDTEIVNTEVWDHKQVQSSLPEPTPYKTSRIPPDPEYNNMSDVSQTSLKTVGVSRLAQKNNPIPQEQKYGDIREVSQTSLKSVVTSRTSKQDTPFPSEPLYGDIDAVSQTALKTVSTLSKQDKIEHVRKIKKDISIPKVNGEKRSSNSFGIAIKDNSFQEIRSINCNINTQQEERKRVNGLTVVTFLPDKDTTNESDDDGDDNVSCNWITHKTDKTQSADLSELFEIKSAEDIPENEPLEVRAARILGIDVPVESLGIADQLLESDKPEPLTERHVFTKGVTECTNGKSGHVRGELEYSCAGDMAGSGVYVGHKEELELTKARKENNIICLQMCHVENKVKGDPENGENVSGKFLVPGAIEETMVAAAPNSDKKSRSTSRMIEALQGKLASSPSRSVLERMVRMKEVDSVSRMRRLSIKSSDSDEAEHEKTPKQLQQETGGVFTFTTHRESLNNHSSLNNHSSQGAALTRRIITLTQRKGRLREDEEGIYLSDSYDPSRVERV, encoded by the exons ATGTATAGCGTGGAGGATCTCCTGATTTCTCACGGATACAAACTGCCCAAAAATGCTCCTTCAGCCAACAAGAATCGAAACGCTGATTGCCACCATGAAATCACAGAGAACAGGTCTGGTCACGCAACTGTGAACGGGTATGAAACAGACACCGGGGCCTACGTTTACAGCAGGCAGGCTCCAGCAAAGGGCTACTTCGGTGAAAATGAATGCAGGGAGAGCAGCCAGAGGAGGAAAGCTGGCAGCGGTAACCAAGGTGACACACAGCCCTCGGGTGATTTTCACACTGCAGATGCAGG GTTCTATGATGGATCTTCCGGAATGTATTCCTCACGGCAAAGGAGCGAGAGAGATGTGGCCTACTGGAGAAGAAGAGGGCAAGATTTCAGTGTTTTACTCAATTACGCCGACAGTGGAGAACCGAGAGGAAATAATTCTTCAAAACCAGAAGGGGTGAGACAAGAGTTGTTTGCAAAGGATCCGAAAAGTGAAAGAGAAAGTGCGTGCCTGAAAGAGCAAGATGTGGTGCAGGGGAAACGGATGATCACTGGCAACAGGAAGTGGCAAAGCCTGGGCACAGAGGAGTGGAAGCCAGCTGTGGGGTTAGGAAGGCAGCTGTCGGACGGAGACGGAGACAAGCACTGCCACAGACCTGAGGGTGGTACCGTTCAtccaaaaacaaaaggaaaatctCAGTCGCTACCTAGGGTACTGTCACCAGAGAGCCTGCAGTTTGTAGGCATGTCTGCAGCTACTCAGGAGACGTGCAGCAGCCAGAGACTCAACAGCAAATATCCTGAGGGGCCAGCTAACAAAGAACAATGGACTGAAAACAGCCGGCCAGGGGCTCCCGTTACACTTTTACCAAAGCCCAGGTTTAGCAGGCCGCTCAAGCCCCCATCATACGAGGCCCACCAGCAGACGAGAGGGAGCTCGGAAATGATTGCTGGAGTCACAGACCCCAAGGCAAAAGATGGAGCCGGATCTTATTTTTCAAAGCGTGGGGAAGCAAGGGCTGAGCCTTTCTCACAGGAGACTGCTGGCTCCAACATGGAGCCTCCAGTTTACGTACCTCCTCCATCTTACAAAACACCTTTTCAACAAAAAGGTAACCAAAAGACCTTTCATGAAGTGCCTAATCAGAAGTACCGGAGGGAGGTTCAGCAGGTGCCAGAAAGcagagagacagggaaatggtTATCAAGGGAGGCTGACAGCTCGTGGGTTGAACACCAGAAGGATAAAAGTATATTAAGCAGGAAACATATGTATCCTAGATTTATAGATGACCACCTGGGATGTATTCAGTACATACCCTTTGATGATCCACGTTTAAAACACATGCCAGGGGGACCATGTGGAAACCCCTTGACTGACTTTGACAAAACCaagaatataaaaaaagagaTGCCCACTGATAAAGTTTTCGAACAATCCACACAAGATAGTGCCTTTTTAATCCCACCGGGATTAATTTACGATGTGGCGAGCAAAGCGTCCAATACTGAACATGCTAACAGCAATAGATGGCTTCGTGCTTCACAAAAAGGGAGTGATAATCTTGTAGCATCTAACCAAAACTGTGCTCTGTACCATAAAGATCAATCTAACCCTTATCAGACCAGAATGTCCAGGCAATACCCACAACCAGATCAAGGCTTTGCCGAAACTGAAACCCAAGTAAAAAAGTTTGAACCAGGCGcaggaatggagagaaaaagaaattCCAAAAGAACATTGAATGAGACCATATTCTGCCTGGTGTCTGTGCCGGTTCACTTGCAACCAAATGGTCAGAGCTCGGATCagaataataacacaatgactCCGGGCACTGTGGAAAATGCTGCTGGCAAAAACACCGGAAACTTACAAAACCAAACTCTCCGTAGCACGTCCTCAACGGACTTGGAGTTGCAAGCACTTACTGGACGCATGATGAACAACAAAGCTGGGAGGAAGCCACAGCCGAGGACAGACGCTGATTACAAAGAGGTAGATGGCCTCAAGACCAGCCAACTCCAGAAACACAAAGAACTTCGATACTCTGGGTCTTGGCCTGGAGATCAATACAGAGACCAGGAGACACAAACAAGCTACATTGAACCTCTACAAGGTGCTAATCACGGTGCGCCAAGCAATCAAGCACACAATCAGTGCCATTCCGATTTTGAAGCAAAAGAGCTGAATTTGGACACTGAGGGCAATAGATATGTTCAGCACGGGTATCCCATGAAAGGTCAGATGTGCCTGAACCCGTCCAGTAACAGCGCTTTTTCAAGAACAACCAATTTCTCTAACCAGGTAAACAAGAGCACAGAACACCAAATTCAACCCTCAGGAAATCTAGGGGAGAAGGACATTTCAGCAATGAGATGTGAAACTAAACCATCCTCTGCCAGCAATGGGAAAGCAGCTTTCGGTCAGTTTCTCCTGAAGCCGGTCAGCCGTCGACCCTGGGATGCAATCGAGGAGCTCGAAAGCATCAACAAAGAGCTTCAGGATCAGATTGGGACCCGCGCTGGTGGTAACCAGTTTACAGGGGACCCTGAGATGGCTTACGAAGGGCTTGTAAATCTACAAATTGGAAGCTGCGATACTGAAATTGTAAATACAGAAGTGTGGGATCACAAGCAGGTACAATCAAGTCTACCAGAGCCAACCCCCTACAAAACCAGCAGAATTCCACCGGACCCTGAATATAATAACATGAGTGATGTTTCCCAAACCTCACTGAAGACAGTGGGCGTCAGTAGACTTGCACAAAAAAATAACCCAATTCCACAAGAGCAAAAATATGGAGACATTAGGGAAGTTTCCCAGACTTCACTTAAGAGCGTGGTCACCAGTAGAACATCAAAACAAGATACCCCTTTTCCATCAGAGCCTTTATATGGAGACATTGACGCTGTTTCCCAAACCGCACTCAAGACTGTCAGTACACTGTCAAAGCAAGATAAAATAGAGCATGTTAGAAAGATTAAGAAGGACATTTCTATTCCCAAAGTGAACGGGGAGAAGAGGAGCTCAAATAGTTTTGGCATTGCCATTAAAGACAATAGCTTCCAAGAAATAAGGAGCATAAACTGCAATATCAATACGCAACAAGAAGAAAGAAAGCGCGTCAATGGTTTAACGGTGGTTACGTTTCTACCAGATAAGGACACCACTAATGAAAgcgatgatgatggtgatgataatGTGAGCTGTAATTGGATAACCCACAAGACAGACAAGACACAGAGTGCAGACCTAAGTGAACTGTTTGAAATCAAAAGTGCAGAGGACATCCCTGAAAACGAACCCTTGGAAGTGAGGGCTGCTAGGATATTAGGGATAGACGTCCCAGTTGAATCTCTGGGCATTGCAGACCAGCTCTTGGAATCGGACAAACCGGAGCCTTTGACAGAGAGACACGTGTTCACTAAAGGTGTAACAGAATGTACAAATGGAAAGTCGGGGCATGTGAGAGGAGAGCTTGAGTATAGCTGTGCAGGTGACATGGCAGGATCCGGGGTGTACGTCGGACATAAGGAGGAACTTGAATTGACAAaagcaagaaaagaaaataatatcaTCTGTCTGCAGATGTGCCATGTTGAAAACAAAGTTAAAGGAGACCCAGAAAATGGTGAGAATGTCTCTGGCAAGTTTCTAGTGCCTGGTGCTATTGAGGAAACGATGGTCGCCGCCGCTCCTAACTCGGATAAGAAAAGCAGAAGCACATCGAGAATGATTGAGGCCCTGCAGGGTAAGCTGGCTTCCTCCCCAAGCCGGAGCGTATTGGAGCGCATGGTCAGGATGAAAGAGGTGGACTCGGTGTCCCGCATGAGACGCCTGAGCATCAAGAGCTCTGACTCAGACGAGGCGGAACATGAAAAAACACCTAAACAACTGCAGCAGGAAACGGGAGGTGTTTTTACCTTTACCACTCATCGCGAGTCACTGAATAACCACTCGTCACTGAATAACCACTCGTCACAAGGGGCTGCTCTTACAAGAAGAATTATAACGCTGACCCAAAGAAAGGGGAGGCTACGAGAAGATGAAGAAGGCATTTACCTTTCAG ATTCCTATGACCCCAGCAGAGTTGAAAGAGTGTGA